A stretch of the Ensifer sp. PDNC004 genome encodes the following:
- a CDS encoding GGDEF domain-containing protein gives MTAQLDLATVLLLHKSSFLIGAFCFLYARWQSPRDEGLGILASGFLFLALASTLAGYGEQKLLPPTLWRLSSFTLGIGGYALFWIGVRRLSGGRRRLADWLALLVPLAGALTGLATHFHMINVVRASVFNAAAFLFLAASAAAVIADRSKEPLPARSMLAAAMAVGASLCLAVVIGLLKPGIVPITTTYAFFLSIICHFAIALFALVLVKERAEAELRRSAHTDALTGVGNRRWFLAQLPQDSWQGDCLIVMDLDHFKRINDRYGHHTGDQVLVAFADLVRKNLRRGDSFARLGGEEFGLYLPRTSETQAFAIAERLLRAVEELRVASSGQTVAVSISIGLATASGAERSWEALFNRADAALYAAKRDGRNRVASDAEPAVSEPPAVILHRAS, from the coding sequence ATGACTGCCCAACTCGACCTTGCCACCGTTCTGTTGCTTCACAAGTCGTCGTTCCTGATCGGCGCCTTCTGCTTCCTCTATGCGCGCTGGCAATCGCCGCGGGACGAAGGGCTTGGTATCCTGGCGAGCGGCTTCCTCTTCCTGGCGCTCGCCTCGACGCTCGCGGGCTATGGCGAGCAAAAGCTGTTACCGCCCACTCTGTGGAGGCTTTCCAGCTTCACGCTCGGGATCGGCGGATACGCCCTATTCTGGATCGGCGTGCGGCGCCTCAGCGGCGGCCGGCGCCGGCTGGCGGACTGGCTGGCGCTTCTTGTGCCGCTTGCCGGCGCGCTCACCGGTCTCGCCACGCATTTCCACATGATCAACGTCGTCAGGGCCAGCGTCTTCAACGCCGCCGCCTTTCTTTTCCTCGCGGCTTCGGCTGCTGCCGTCATCGCCGACCGCTCGAAGGAGCCGCTGCCGGCGCGCTCCATGCTGGCGGCCGCCATGGCCGTCGGGGCAAGCCTTTGTCTTGCGGTGGTCATTGGCCTCCTCAAGCCCGGCATCGTGCCGATCACCACAACGTACGCCTTCTTTCTCTCGATCATCTGCCACTTCGCCATCGCGCTCTTCGCGCTCGTGCTCGTCAAGGAGCGGGCGGAAGCGGAGTTGCGCCGATCTGCGCATACCGATGCGCTGACCGGCGTCGGTAACCGGCGATGGTTTCTGGCGCAACTGCCTCAGGATAGCTGGCAGGGCGATTGCCTGATCGTGATGGACCTCGACCATTTCAAGCGCATCAACGACCGCTACGGCCACCATACGGGCGATCAGGTGCTCGTCGCCTTCGCCGATCTGGTCCGGAAAAATCTGCGTAGAGGCGACAGCTTCGCGCGTCTCGGGGGTGAGGAATTCGGGCTCTATCTCCCGCGGACAAGCGAGACACAGGCATTTGCAATCGCCGAGAGGTTGCTCCGCGCCGTGGAGGAACTGCGGGTCGCAAGCAGCGGGCAAACCGTTGCGGTCAGCATCAGCATCGGGCTTGCTACCGCCAGCGGCGCGGAGCGTTCCTGGGAGGCATTGTTCAACAGGGCGGATGCCGCGCTCTATGCTGCCAAGCGAGACGGGCGCAACCGCGTCGCGTCCGATGCGGAACCTGCGGTTTCGGAACCGCCTGCTGTGATCCTTCACCGCGCCAGCTAA
- a CDS encoding LL-diaminopimelate aminotransferase — MEEFHKVRRLPPYVFEQVNRLKASARAAGADIIDLGMGNPDLPTPQSIVDKLCEAVQDPRTHRYSSSKGIPGLRRAQAAYYARRFGVKLNPDTQVVATLGSKEGFANMAQAITAPGDVILCPNPTYPIHAFGFLMAGGVIRSISVEPDETFFGPLERAVRHSIPKPLALILNYPSNPTAQVATLDFYKDVIAFAKKHDIIVLSDLAYSEIYFNDAPPPSVLEVPGAIDCTVEFTSMSKTFSMPGWRMGFAVGNERLIAALTRVKSYLDYGAFTPIQVAATQALNGDGSDIAEVRNIYKRRRDVMVDSFGKAGFEVPPPAATMFAWAKIPEKFRHLGSLEFSKLLVEKADVAVAPGIGFGEQGDDYVRLALVENEHRIRQAARNIKKFLSTADETMHNVISLNAHR, encoded by the coding sequence ATGGAAGAGTTTCACAAAGTCCGGCGTTTGCCGCCCTATGTTTTCGAACAGGTCAACCGTTTGAAAGCAAGCGCGCGAGCGGCCGGTGCTGACATCATCGACCTCGGCATGGGCAATCCGGATCTACCCACACCACAGTCGATTGTCGACAAGCTCTGCGAGGCCGTTCAGGACCCGCGCACGCATCGTTATTCGTCGTCGAAGGGCATTCCCGGGCTGCGTCGTGCCCAGGCCGCCTATTACGCCCGCCGCTTCGGCGTCAAGCTCAACCCGGATACCCAGGTCGTCGCTACCCTTGGCTCGAAGGAAGGCTTCGCCAACATGGCGCAGGCGATCACCGCACCTGGCGACGTCATCCTGTGCCCGAACCCCACCTATCCGATCCACGCCTTCGGCTTCCTGATGGCAGGCGGCGTCATCCGCTCGATCTCGGTCGAGCCGGACGAAACCTTCTTCGGGCCGCTGGAACGCGCCGTTCGCCATTCGATCCCGAAGCCACTGGCGCTGATCCTCAACTATCCGTCGAACCCGACGGCGCAGGTAGCGACGTTGGACTTCTACAAGGACGTGATCGCCTTTGCGAAGAAGCACGACATCATCGTGCTGTCCGATCTCGCCTACTCGGAAATCTACTTCAACGACGCGCCGCCGCCGTCGGTGCTGGAAGTTCCGGGCGCGATCGACTGCACGGTCGAGTTCACCTCGATGTCGAAGACATTCTCAATGCCGGGCTGGCGCATGGGCTTTGCCGTCGGCAACGAGCGGCTGATCGCGGCACTGACGCGCGTGAAATCCTACCTCGACTACGGCGCATTCACGCCGATCCAGGTGGCCGCCACCCAGGCGCTGAACGGCGACGGCAGCGACATCGCCGAAGTGCGCAACATCTACAAGCGCCGCCGCGACGTGATGGTCGACAGCTTCGGTAAGGCCGGCTTCGAAGTGCCGCCGCCGGCAGCGACGATGTTCGCCTGGGCGAAGATCCCGGAGAAGTTCCGTCATCTCGGTTCGCTCGAATTCTCAAAACTCCTCGTCGAGAAGGCTGATGTCGCGGTCGCTCCCGGTATCGGCTTCGGCGAGCAGGGCGACGACTACGTTCGTCTCGCTCTCGTCGAAAACGAGCACCGCATCCGTCAGGCGGCGCGCAACATCAAGAAGTTCCTGTCGACCGCCGACGAGACGATGCACAACGTCATCTCGCTGAACGCTCATAGGTAA
- a CDS encoding VOC family protein, producing the protein MRYLHTMVRVKNLDEALNFYGKIFGLTEIRRYENEKGRFTLVFLAAPGDIDRARAELSPCLELTYNWDTEDYTGGRNFGHLAYEVDDIYGFCQHLMENGVTINRPPRDGHMAFVRSPDGISIEILQKGENRPPQEPWASMANTGVW; encoded by the coding sequence ATGCGCTATCTGCACACGATGGTTCGCGTCAAGAATCTGGACGAGGCCTTGAACTTCTACGGCAAGATTTTCGGCCTGACGGAAATCCGCCGTTACGAAAACGAAAAGGGCCGGTTCACGCTGGTGTTTCTGGCCGCTCCCGGCGACATCGATCGCGCCCGCGCCGAACTCTCGCCCTGTCTCGAACTCACCTACAATTGGGATACGGAAGACTATACCGGGGGACGGAATTTTGGCCACCTCGCCTACGAAGTCGACGACATCTACGGCTTCTGCCAGCACCTGATGGAAAACGGCGTGACCATCAACCGGCCGCCGCGCGATGGCCACATGGCGTTCGTTCGCTCTCCCGACGGCATTTCGATCGAGATCCTGCAGAAAGGCGAAAACCGTCCGCCGCAGGAACCTTGGGCATCGATGGCCAATACGGGCGTCTGGTAA
- a CDS encoding ETC complex I subunit: MLEPVNVASESMEPLETMSAKIYRPAKTAMQSGKAKTNLWVLEFDQEKPRTIDPIMGYTSSGDMKQQLRLTFENAEQAIAYAERNGIEYRVIAPKEATRKSVSYPDNFRFNRMQPWTH; the protein is encoded by the coding sequence ATGCTGGAGCCCGTGAATGTTGCCAGCGAAAGTATGGAGCCGCTCGAAACCATGTCCGCAAAGATCTATCGTCCAGCAAAGACCGCCATGCAGTCTGGCAAGGCCAAGACGAATCTGTGGGTGCTGGAGTTCGATCAGGAAAAGCCGCGCACCATCGACCCGATCATGGGCTACACCAGCTCCGGTGACATGAAGCAGCAGCTGCGACTGACGTTCGAAAACGCCGAGCAGGCAATCGCATACGCCGAGCGCAACGGCATCGAATACCGCGTGATCGCGCCGAAGGAAGCGACACGCAAGAGCGTGTCCTATCCGGACAACTTCCGTTTCAACCGGATGCAGCCCTGGACCCACTAA
- the recJ gene encoding single-stranded-DNA-specific exonuclease RecJ, giving the protein MEELVDPVQRAFLNVERSVSGQRWVSRLDQAGQNRALAISQVHGYSDLLGRVLAGRGVVLDDAASFLDPTLRSLMPDPDKLTDCRKAAERLATAIKRREKTVVFGDYDVDGAASSALMARFLRHFGIDAEIYIPDRIFEGYGPNPTAIEQLIDNGADLIVTVDCGSTSHESLAVAEKRGVDVVVIDHHQVGASLPPCHALVNPNREDDLSGQGHLCAAGVVYLVLVNTLRVLRNAGDSRVASFDLLAQLDLVALATICDVVPLKGLNRAYVVKGLIAARHMGNVGLSALLRKAAIGGPVTPYHLGFLVGPRINAGGRIGDAALGSRLLAMEDAAEAEKIAAQLDELNRERQAMEAVMLAEAEAEVLAEYGTGEGASVIVTARENWHPGIVGLLAARIKEKFRRPTFAIAFDPNGRGTGSGRSINGFDMGKMVRAAVDGGLLVKGGGHAMAAGLTVERAKLGKLRQFFEERAEAAVRELVAIQTLKVDGALAASGATLELIDLLEQAGPYGSAHPQPVFAFPQHRLRDSRQVGANHVKVTLEGQDGSRLDGIAFRATETPLGDFLLSSRGTSIHVAGSVSADLWQGQRRVQLRVTDAAKAF; this is encoded by the coding sequence ATGGAAGAATTGGTGGATCCGGTACAGCGGGCCTTTCTGAACGTCGAGCGGTCGGTCAGCGGCCAGCGATGGGTGTCGCGCCTCGACCAGGCGGGTCAGAACCGGGCGCTCGCCATCAGCCAGGTCCACGGCTACTCCGACCTGCTTGGGCGCGTGCTTGCCGGCCGTGGCGTCGTCCTCGACGATGCCGCAAGTTTTCTTGATCCGACGCTTCGCTCGCTGATGCCGGACCCGGACAAACTGACAGATTGCCGCAAGGCTGCAGAGCGTCTGGCAACGGCCATCAAGCGCCGGGAAAAGACGGTGGTCTTCGGTGATTATGATGTCGACGGTGCTGCGTCTTCGGCGTTGATGGCGCGTTTCCTGCGCCATTTCGGCATCGATGCGGAAATCTACATTCCTGACCGGATTTTTGAGGGCTATGGCCCGAACCCGACGGCGATCGAGCAATTGATCGACAACGGCGCCGATCTCATCGTCACCGTTGACTGTGGCTCGACCAGCCATGAGTCGCTTGCCGTTGCCGAGAAACGCGGCGTCGATGTCGTGGTCATCGACCACCATCAGGTCGGCGCGTCGCTGCCGCCCTGCCATGCGCTCGTCAATCCCAACCGTGAGGACGATCTCTCGGGGCAGGGGCACCTTTGTGCCGCCGGCGTCGTCTATCTGGTTCTCGTCAATACCTTGCGTGTGTTGCGCAACGCCGGCGACAGCCGCGTCGCTTCGTTCGACCTGCTGGCCCAGCTCGATCTCGTGGCGCTCGCGACCATCTGTGACGTCGTGCCGCTCAAGGGGCTGAACCGCGCCTACGTCGTCAAGGGACTGATCGCAGCGCGCCATATGGGCAATGTCGGGCTTTCGGCCTTGCTAAGGAAGGCTGCGATCGGTGGCCCGGTCACGCCCTATCACCTGGGCTTTCTCGTCGGCCCGAGAATCAATGCCGGCGGACGCATTGGCGATGCGGCACTCGGCAGCCGGCTGCTGGCGATGGAAGACGCCGCCGAGGCGGAGAAGATCGCAGCCCAGCTCGATGAACTCAACCGCGAGCGGCAGGCGATGGAAGCCGTCATGCTGGCCGAGGCGGAGGCTGAGGTTCTGGCCGAATACGGCACGGGCGAGGGCGCTTCGGTGATCGTCACCGCGCGCGAAAACTGGCACCCGGGCATCGTCGGGCTGCTCGCAGCCCGCATCAAGGAAAAATTCCGCCGGCCGACCTTTGCCATCGCCTTCGATCCCAATGGCAGAGGAACCGGCTCGGGTCGCTCGATCAACGGCTTCGACATGGGCAAGATGGTCCGCGCTGCCGTCGACGGTGGTCTGCTGGTAAAGGGCGGTGGCCATGCCATGGCTGCCGGCCTCACCGTCGAGCGCGCGAAACTCGGAAAGCTCCGGCAATTCTTCGAGGAACGTGCCGAAGCCGCCGTGCGTGAGCTTGTCGCCATCCAGACGCTGAAGGTCGATGGCGCGCTTGCAGCATCCGGTGCCACGCTGGAACTCATCGACCTCCTGGAGCAGGCAGGCCCCTATGGCTCAGCCCACCCGCAGCCCGTCTTTGCCTTCCCGCAGCATCGCCTGCGCGACAGCCGCCAGGTCGGCGCCAACCACGTCAAGGTGACGCTGGAGGGCCAGGACGGCAGCCGTCTCGACGGGATAGCCTTCCGGGCGACCGAGACGCCGCTCGGCGACTTCTTGCTGTCGAGCCGGGGCACGTCCATTCACGTCGCAGGCTCCGTTTCGGCGGATCTCTGGCAAGGCCAGCGTCGCGTGCAGCTTCGCGTAACGGATGCCGCCAAGGCGTTTTGA
- a CDS encoding outer membrane protein has translation MFRSVLVAIVATCAVAQTAMAADLAADLSQPPAPVVQPTPGFVWTGGYVGLQGGGGWLNGDFSAPGGSASEDFNGGLLGAFAGFNFQQGDWVYGIEGDVNYNWNDKTFDVGGTSTEVGTDVSGAIRGRVGYLLNDKALLYGAGGWAVTRGFVDVPGASKEKETFNGWTIGAGVDYSFTDSLFGRAEYRYNDYGDKDFGGVNVDLDQHQFTVGVGVKF, from the coding sequence ATGTTCCGGAGTGTGCTTGTTGCAATCGTAGCGACCTGCGCCGTTGCGCAAACCGCGATGGCAGCGGACCTGGCGGCCGATCTGAGCCAGCCGCCGGCACCGGTCGTGCAGCCAACGCCGGGGTTCGTCTGGACCGGCGGCTATGTCGGCCTACAGGGCGGCGGCGGATGGCTCAACGGAGATTTCAGTGCGCCTGGCGGCAGCGCTTCGGAAGATTTCAATGGTGGGTTGCTCGGCGCCTTTGCCGGTTTCAACTTTCAGCAGGGCGACTGGGTTTACGGCATCGAGGGTGACGTCAACTACAATTGGAACGACAAGACGTTCGATGTCGGTGGAACCTCGACGGAAGTTGGTACCGACGTTTCGGGCGCAATACGCGGCCGCGTCGGCTATCTGTTGAACGACAAGGCGCTGCTCTATGGCGCCGGCGGCTGGGCGGTGACCCGCGGTTTCGTCGATGTGCCCGGCGCATCGAAGGAAAAGGAAACCTTCAACGGTTGGACGATCGGTGCCGGTGTCGACTATTCGTTCACCGACAGCCTCTTCGGCCGCGCCGAGTACCGCTACAACGACTATGGCGACAAGGACTTCGGCGGCGTCAATGTCGATCTCGACCAGCACCAGTTCACCGTCGGTGTCGGCGTAAAGTTCTGA
- a CDS encoding DUF1062 domain-containing protein produces the protein MSHTLTVQWTIEPQTAPRPWLACSRCGGQRAFVCSGKTRLNANGRRLDAWLIYRCAVCEDTWNRPIFERRTVTSVAPDALAALQSNDPAWIRQVAFDIEGLRQCTDRIEDLADSSVERRVLGGTVDSARLEIVVVARHASSPRVDRLLSAELALSRARLTKLEAAGRVTLLPESRKALQRPIRDGCRIVLDLTAEDDRAEIAQRARGGP, from the coding sequence ATGTCTCATACATTGACGGTCCAGTGGACCATCGAACCCCAAACCGCACCCCGCCCCTGGCTTGCCTGCAGCCGCTGCGGCGGCCAACGCGCCTTCGTCTGCAGCGGCAAGACGCGGCTGAACGCCAACGGACGGCGGCTCGACGCCTGGCTGATCTATCGCTGCGCCGTTTGCGAAGACACCTGGAACCGCCCGATCTTCGAACGGCGGACTGTCACAAGCGTCGCGCCGGACGCGCTCGCAGCGCTACAAAGCAACGATCCCGCCTGGATCCGCCAAGTGGCCTTCGACATCGAGGGTCTTCGCCAATGCACGGACCGGATCGAAGATCTGGCCGATTCCAGCGTGGAACGGCGCGTGTTGGGCGGGACCGTAGATAGCGCACGGCTTGAGATAGTCGTTGTCGCGCGCCACGCGAGCAGCCCGCGCGTCGACCGCCTGCTATCGGCGGAACTCGCGCTCTCACGCGCAAGACTGACAAAGCTCGAAGCCGCGGGGCGAGTCACCCTTCTGCCCGAATCGCGAAAGGCCCTTCAACGCCCGATCAGAGACGGCTGCCGCATTGTCCTCGATCTCACTGCGGAAGACGACCGGGCCGAGATTGCCCAGCGTGCCCGCGGGGGCCCGTAG
- a CDS encoding cold-shock protein has product MADRTSSKDVMHGDDFGSDALDLIEITGVIKWFDVAKGFGFIVPDNGMQDVLVHVTCLRRDGYQTVLEGARVVALIQKRDRGYQAFRILSMDQSTAVHPSQLPPVRTHVQVTPTSGLERVLVKWFNRTKGFGFLTRGEGTEDIFVHMETLRRFGLTELRPGQVVLVRFGDGEKGLMAAEIHPDGPSPTSRSH; this is encoded by the coding sequence ATGGCGGATAGGACATCTTCGAAAGACGTCATGCATGGTGACGACTTTGGCAGCGATGCTCTCGACCTCATCGAAATCACCGGCGTGATCAAGTGGTTCGACGTCGCCAAGGGGTTCGGTTTCATCGTTCCGGACAACGGTATGCAGGATGTGCTGGTGCACGTGACCTGCCTGCGCCGCGATGGCTACCAGACGGTTCTTGAGGGCGCGCGGGTCGTTGCGCTCATCCAGAAGCGGGACCGCGGTTATCAGGCGTTCCGTATCCTCTCGATGGACCAGTCGACGGCGGTGCATCCGTCGCAGCTGCCGCCGGTCCGCACCCACGTCCAGGTGACGCCGACGAGCGGCCTAGAGCGCGTCCTCGTCAAGTGGTTCAACCGCACCAAGGGTTTTGGCTTCCTGACCCGCGGCGAGGGAACGGAAGACATCTTCGTGCACATGGAAACGCTCAGGCGTTTCGGTCTGACAGAGCTGCGGCCGGGCCAGGTGGTGCTCGTCCGGTTCGGCGATGGCGAAAAGGGCCTGATGGCCGCAGAGATCCATCCCGACGGTCCGTCGCCGACGAGCCGGTCGCACTGA
- a CDS encoding DUF192 domain-containing protein, with amino-acid sequence MVAVRDLFGKSAFLALFLLLALTVSSFADVQFTKDKMRLVNADKAVHELTVELAVDPAQREQGLMFRTSMAPDHGMLFDFGETRRVMMWMKNTHLSLDMLFIDNKGVVRTIHEGAVPFSEAIIDSKEPVAFVLELNAGAVKRLNIRPGDRLEGARIPPSQP; translated from the coding sequence ATGGTCGCGGTTCGAGACCTTTTCGGAAAAAGCGCCTTCCTGGCGCTTTTTTTGTTGCTTGCACTGACGGTATCGTCGTTTGCCGACGTCCAGTTCACCAAGGACAAGATGCGCCTGGTCAATGCCGACAAGGCGGTGCACGAGCTGACGGTCGAACTCGCCGTCGATCCGGCCCAGCGAGAGCAGGGCCTGATGTTTCGCACATCCATGGCGCCGGATCACGGCATGCTGTTCGATTTTGGCGAGACACGCCGCGTGATGATGTGGATGAAGAACACCCATCTGTCGCTCGACATGCTGTTCATCGACAACAAGGGTGTCGTTCGCACGATCCATGAAGGTGCCGTGCCTTTTTCCGAAGCGATCATCGATTCGAAAGAACCAGTTGCTTTCGTGCTTGAACTCAATGCCGGCGCGGTGAAGCGGCTGAACATCCGCCCTGGAGACCGGCTGGAAGGCGCCCGAATTCCGCCTTCGCAGCCGTAG
- a CDS encoding YcbK family protein — protein sequence MQHPETKSAVLVTIARAAALSVSLLALSGCMSAVGENDAATALKAEGQAAPAQAAESEATVQDGQVVALGSDAQAQQAAGNAMVPQDAGQPQSLTMQGTGLRAASSSIYGQAPAAQAATTGQAQATGTVPLPAGQPGMNATNNSLFSGTQRQPLPVIAPQQGAANMATDVVTDTAVAAYAPSAAQDATLPVAVPVPLSAEAAAGGQTSSTPQAVANAEAAPVATEVAAVQQAAAEATPADDNKDTSKTWTLAALFAGKRKEKPQQVALRSAPPAEKKTITTSNASQPKTASLAYTLPGVKLNSLYNYEHEEHLGDDDDGAPVQVASLSGLARLAPSGLILQTEKVDAGCFKPELMQMLKKVETHYGKQVMVTSGLRPIKVNRAKQSLHTRCEAADIQVQGVSKWDLAEFLRSVPGRGGVGTYCHTESVHIDIGAQRDWNWRCRRAKG from the coding sequence TTGCAACATCCGGAAACGAAGAGCGCGGTGCTCGTCACCATTGCGCGGGCTGCAGCTTTATCCGTTTCGCTGCTGGCCTTGAGCGGCTGCATGTCGGCGGTCGGGGAAAACGATGCCGCGACCGCGCTGAAAGCAGAGGGGCAGGCAGCCCCGGCGCAAGCCGCAGAATCGGAGGCCACGGTCCAGGACGGACAGGTGGTCGCGCTCGGCAGCGATGCGCAGGCGCAACAGGCAGCGGGCAATGCCATGGTTCCCCAGGATGCCGGACAGCCGCAATCGCTGACGATGCAGGGAACCGGCCTGCGCGCCGCCTCGTCGAGCATCTATGGTCAGGCGCCTGCCGCGCAGGCAGCGACGACCGGCCAGGCGCAGGCGACGGGAACTGTTCCGCTCCCCGCCGGGCAGCCCGGCATGAACGCAACCAACAACAGTCTTTTCAGCGGCACCCAGCGACAGCCGCTACCAGTTATCGCGCCGCAACAGGGGGCCGCCAACATGGCCACCGACGTCGTGACGGACACCGCCGTCGCAGCCTATGCTCCGTCCGCGGCGCAGGACGCCACCCTCCCCGTTGCCGTTCCGGTGCCGCTGAGCGCCGAGGCTGCCGCCGGCGGCCAGACCTCTTCGACGCCGCAGGCGGTTGCCAATGCCGAAGCCGCGCCGGTAGCGACCGAGGTCGCAGCCGTGCAGCAGGCGGCAGCCGAAGCAACACCAGCGGACGATAACAAGGACACGTCGAAAACATGGACGCTCGCGGCCCTTTTTGCCGGCAAGCGTAAGGAGAAGCCGCAGCAGGTGGCACTTCGCTCGGCTCCGCCGGCGGAAAAGAAGACGATTACCACCAGCAATGCGAGCCAGCCGAAAACGGCCTCCCTCGCCTACACGCTTCCGGGCGTCAAACTAAACTCGCTCTACAACTACGAGCACGAAGAGCATCTCGGCGATGACGACGACGGTGCGCCGGTTCAGGTCGCTTCGCTCTCGGGCCTCGCCCGACTGGCGCCGAGCGGGTTGATTCTGCAAACCGAAAAGGTCGATGCCGGCTGCTTCAAGCCAGAGCTCATGCAGATGCTGAAGAAGGTGGAAACGCATTACGGCAAGCAGGTCATGGTGACCTCGGGCTTGAGGCCGATCAAGGTCAACCGCGCCAAGCAGTCGCTGCACACCCGTTGCGAGGCGGCTGACATTCAGGTGCAGGGCGTCAGCAAGTGGGATCTCGCCGAATTCCTGCGCAGCGTTCCCGGCCGCGGCGGCGTCGGCACCTATTGCCACACGGAGTCGGTCCATATCGATATCGGTGCACAGCGGGATTGGAACTGGCGCTGCCGACGCGCCAAGGGCTAA
- a CDS encoding homoserine dehydrogenase yields the protein MADALKIGIAGLGTVGASLVRILQDRHEMLATTCGRAIETTAVTARDRNRDRGVDLSKTAWFDDAISLARDADIDVFVELMGGSGDPAYSAVKAALQRGIHVVTANKALLAAHGIELAKIAEEKGALLNYEAAVAGGIPVIKALRESMTGNTISRVYGIMNGTCNYILTKMEKEQLSFEACLKEAQRLGYAEADPAFDIEGNDTAHKLSILTSLAFGTAIAADDIYLEGITNISIDDIHAAADLGYRIKLLGVAQRTESGIEQRVHPTMVPYDSVIAQVDGVTNAVAIESDILGELLMVGPGAGGNATASAVLGDIADIAKSRPGAQHVPAFGRPTNALLPYKRAQIQSHEGGYFIRLKVVDRTGVFASIATRMADNGISLESIMQHSKQLMDTGEPQTIILVTHATSEHSVRDAIKAIKGEGYLVGEPQVIRIERPKAN from the coding sequence ATGGCAGATGCCCTCAAAATCGGCATTGCGGGCTTGGGTACCGTCGGTGCCTCGCTCGTGCGAATCCTCCAGGATCGTCACGAGATGCTTGCGACAACGTGCGGACGGGCAATCGAGACCACGGCCGTAACGGCGCGCGACCGCAACAGGGATCGCGGCGTTGATCTTTCGAAGACCGCCTGGTTCGACGACGCCATCTCGCTTGCGCGTGACGCCGATATCGACGTTTTCGTCGAGCTGATGGGCGGCTCCGGCGATCCGGCCTATTCGGCCGTCAAGGCGGCGCTGCAGCGCGGCATTCACGTGGTCACCGCCAACAAGGCGCTGCTGGCTGCCCATGGCATCGAACTTGCCAAGATCGCCGAAGAGAAAGGCGCGCTGCTCAACTACGAAGCGGCTGTTGCCGGCGGCATCCCCGTCATCAAGGCGTTGCGCGAATCCATGACCGGCAACACGATCTCGCGCGTCTACGGGATCATGAACGGCACCTGCAATTACATCCTGACGAAGATGGAGAAGGAACAGCTGTCCTTCGAAGCCTGCCTCAAGGAAGCCCAGCGACTCGGTTACGCCGAAGCCGACCCGGCCTTCGACATCGAGGGCAATGACACGGCGCACAAGCTGTCGATCCTGACGAGCCTTGCCTTCGGAACGGCGATCGCGGCCGACGATATCTACCTCGAAGGCATCACCAACATCTCGATCGACGATATCCATGCGGCCGCCGATCTCGGCTACCGCATCAAGCTTCTCGGCGTCGCCCAGCGCACTGAAAGCGGCATCGAGCAGCGCGTCCATCCGACGATGGTGCCTTATGATTCCGTCATCGCTCAGGTCGATGGCGTGACCAATGCGGTTGCGATTGAATCCGATATTCTCGGCGAACTCCTGATGGTTGGCCCCGGTGCCGGCGGCAACGCGACGGCTTCGGCCGTGCTCGGCGATATCGCCGACATCGCCAAGAGCCGCCCGGGCGCCCAGCACGTTCCGGCCTTCGGCCGTCCGACCAATGCGCTGCTTCCCTACAAGCGTGCGCAGATCCAGAGCCACGAGGGCGGCTATTTCATCCGCCTGAAGGTCGTCGACCGCACCGGCGTCTTCGCCAGCATTGCGACCCGCATGGCCGACAACGGCATCTCGCTGGAATCGATCATGCAGCATTCCAAGCAGCTGATGGACACGGGCGAGCCGCAGACGATCATCCTGGTCACGCATGCGACATCGGAGCACTCCGTTCGCGATGCGATCAAGGCGATCAAGGGCGAGGGCTACCTCGTCGGCGAACCGCAGGTCATCCGCATCGAACGTCCGAAGGCAAACTGA